From Camelina sativa cultivar DH55 chromosome 7, Cs, whole genome shotgun sequence, one genomic window encodes:
- the LOC104702907 gene encoding defensin-like protein 181, translating to MERTPTLVSLVSLLIIFASVVEQTRADKCNERLGPCNGCDQRCKARYGGSCESKCDGIVGMLSCTCIYQCHPRKICNAGLGYCGVSCNSQCCNAKCAQRYNGGGGFCNNVAGFSVCQCQYPC from the exons ATGGAGAGGACACCTACACTTGTATCCCTTGTTAGCCTACTTATCATATTTGCCTcag TTGTTGAACAGACAAGAGCAGATAAATGCAACGAGAGGCTAGGCCCTTGCAACGGTTGTGACCAAAGATGTAAGGCCAGATACGGGGGATCGTGTGAAAGCAAATGTGACGGTATCGTTGGAATGTTGTCGTGCACGTGCATTTACCAGTGCCACCCCCGAAAGATTTGCAATGCTGGGCTTGGCTATTGCGGTGTGAGCTGTAATAGTCAATGTTGTAATGCAAAATGCGCACAAAGATACAATGGTGGAGGTGGATTTTGTAACAACGTTGCTGGCTTTAGTGTGTGCCAATGCCAGTACCCTTGCTGA